In one window of Myxocyprinus asiaticus isolate MX2 ecotype Aquarium Trade chromosome 43, UBuf_Myxa_2, whole genome shotgun sequence DNA:
- the LOC127433720 gene encoding rab5 GDP/GTP exchange factor-like isoform X1, with the protein MSQRSERRGIHVDQSELLCKKGCGYYGNAGWQGLCSKCWREEYQRARQKQIQEDWALAEKLQREEEAAYVSIQSSSQTQPPQSHSQPSLATFSKFEEKKTNEKTRKVTTVKKFFSPSSRTAPKKVPPEKESEKEEKLHGRRESHGDTLLRDLKGIFTQPWEMGSSTEALVSKLRESHEGKTPSPSITRQSSIETDRVSRDFGEFLKSLKPGREIQKQSCLFIDSMGNKKDLSAEELSECVQDFYQNMSDRLMSHFKGSSEKVDRVMDQVEKYIMTRLYKSVFCPETSDDEKKDLSTQHRIRALHWVTIQMLCVPVDEEIPEVSDGVVKAITDIIEMDSKRVPRDKLACITSCSKHIFNAIRVTKNEPASADDFLPTLIYIVLKANPPRLQSNIQYITRFCNPSRLMTGEDGYYFTNLCCAVAFIEKLDAQSLNLSPEDFERYMSGQASPRRQDDPAWPQTGSCINPALSQIHQNLSVLSNLEKRQQQVIEGAQSLQTELAEWQNNVAREVQEILERYPLEIKPRASAIDAENVENDRLPPPLQPEVFAG; encoded by the exons ATGAGTCAGCGCTCTGAGCGACGAGGTATCCATGTGGACCAATCGGAACTGCTTTGCAAGAAAGGCTGCGGTTACTATGGAAACGCTGGCTGGCAGGGCCTGTGCTCCAAGTGCTGGAGAGAGGAGTACCAGAGAGCTCGGCAGAAACAGATCCAGGAGGACTGGGCCCTGGCTGAGAA GCTGCAGAGGGAAGAGGAGGCGGCCTATGTCAGCATTCAGAGTTCCTCTCAGACCCAGCCTCCACAATCCCATTCTCAGCCCTCTCTCGCCACCTTCTCCAAGTTTGAGGAGAAGAAAACCAACGAGAAGACACGCAAGGTCACCACTGTGAAGAAGTTTTTCAGCCCTTCCTCCCGCACTGCTCCTAAGAAAG TCCCCCCcgaaaaagaaagtgaaaaagaGGAGAAGTTGCATGGCAGGAGGGAGAGCCATGGAGATACCCTCCTGAGGGATCTGAAGGGCATTTTTACCCAACCCTGGGAGATGGGCTCCTCCACTGAAG CTCTGGTTTCAAAGTTGAGAG AGAGCCACGAGGGGAAGACACCCAGTCCCTCCATCACCCGTCAGTCCAGCATCGAGACTGATCGAGTGTCACGAGACTTTGGGGAGTTCCTCAAGTCCTTGAAGCCTGGCAGAGAGATCCAAAAGCAGAGCTGCCTTTTTATAGATAGCATGGGAAATAAAAAG GATCTTAGTGCAGAGGAACTGTCTGAATGTGTGCAGGATTTCTACCAGAACATGTCTGACAGACTCATGAGTCATTTTAAAG GCTCCTCTGAGAAGGTGGACAGGGTGATGGAccaggtggaaaaatacatcatgactcgACTCTACAAGAGCGTCTTCTGTCCTGAGACCTCAGATGATGAGAAAAAAGACCTGTCCACCCAGCACAGAATTCG GGCCTTACACTGGGTGACCATTCAGATGCTGTGTGTTCCTGTGGATGAGGAGATCCCAGAGGTGTCTGATGGTGTAGTCAAAGCCATCACTG ATATAATTGAGATGGACTCCAAGCGTGTGCCGAGGGATAAACTGGCCTGCATCACCAGTTGCAGCAAGCATATCTTCAACGCCATCAGGGTTACCAAGAACGAACCAGCCTCTGCAGATGACTTCCTACCCACCCTTATCTATATTGTTTTGAAAGCCAACCCCCCTCGGCTGCAGTCCAACATCCAGTACATCACACGCTTCTGTAACCCCTCAAGACTCATGACGGGAGAGGATGGATACTACTTTACCAACCTG TGTTGTGCTGTGGCCTTCATTGAGAAGCTGGATGCCCAGTCGTTGAATCTTAGCCCTGAGGACTTTGAGCGCTACATGTCCGGTCAGGCTTCTCCTCGAAGACAAGACGATCCTGCCTGGCCTCAGACTGGCTCCTGTATCAACCCAGCTCTTAGCCAGATCCATCAAAATCTTAGCGTCCTGTCTAACCTTGAAAAAAGACAGCAGCAGGTGATAGAGGGTGCCCAAAGCCTGCAAACTGAACTGGCAGAATGGCAGAACAACGTGGCCAGAGAGGTGCAGGAAATCTTGGAGAGATACCCACTGGAGATCAAACCACGAGCATCCGCAATAGATGCAGAGAATGTGGAGAATGATAGGCTACCACCTCCCCTTCAACCAGAAGTGTTTGCTGGTTAG
- the LOC127433720 gene encoding rab5 GDP/GTP exchange factor-like isoform X2 yields MSQRSERRGIHVDQSELLCKKGCGYYGNAGWQGLCSKCWREEYQRARQKQIQEDWALAEKLQREEEAAYVSIQSSSQTQPPQSHSQPSLATFSKFEEKKTNEKTRKVTTVKKFFSPSSRTAPKKALVSKLRESHEGKTPSPSITRQSSIETDRVSRDFGEFLKSLKPGREIQKQSCLFIDSMGNKKDLSAEELSECVQDFYQNMSDRLMSHFKGSSEKVDRVMDQVEKYIMTRLYKSVFCPETSDDEKKDLSTQHRIRALHWVTIQMLCVPVDEEIPEVSDGVVKAITDIIEMDSKRVPRDKLACITSCSKHIFNAIRVTKNEPASADDFLPTLIYIVLKANPPRLQSNIQYITRFCNPSRLMTGEDGYYFTNLCCAVAFIEKLDAQSLNLSPEDFERYMSGQASPRRQDDPAWPQTGSCINPALSQIHQNLSVLSNLEKRQQQVIEGAQSLQTELAEWQNNVAREVQEILERYPLEIKPRASAIDAENVENDRLPPPLQPEVFAG; encoded by the exons ATGAGTCAGCGCTCTGAGCGACGAGGTATCCATGTGGACCAATCGGAACTGCTTTGCAAGAAAGGCTGCGGTTACTATGGAAACGCTGGCTGGCAGGGCCTGTGCTCCAAGTGCTGGAGAGAGGAGTACCAGAGAGCTCGGCAGAAACAGATCCAGGAGGACTGGGCCCTGGCTGAGAA GCTGCAGAGGGAAGAGGAGGCGGCCTATGTCAGCATTCAGAGTTCCTCTCAGACCCAGCCTCCACAATCCCATTCTCAGCCCTCTCTCGCCACCTTCTCCAAGTTTGAGGAGAAGAAAACCAACGAGAAGACACGCAAGGTCACCACTGTGAAGAAGTTTTTCAGCCCTTCCTCCCGCACTGCTCCTAAGAAAG CTCTGGTTTCAAAGTTGAGAG AGAGCCACGAGGGGAAGACACCCAGTCCCTCCATCACCCGTCAGTCCAGCATCGAGACTGATCGAGTGTCACGAGACTTTGGGGAGTTCCTCAAGTCCTTGAAGCCTGGCAGAGAGATCCAAAAGCAGAGCTGCCTTTTTATAGATAGCATGGGAAATAAAAAG GATCTTAGTGCAGAGGAACTGTCTGAATGTGTGCAGGATTTCTACCAGAACATGTCTGACAGACTCATGAGTCATTTTAAAG GCTCCTCTGAGAAGGTGGACAGGGTGATGGAccaggtggaaaaatacatcatgactcgACTCTACAAGAGCGTCTTCTGTCCTGAGACCTCAGATGATGAGAAAAAAGACCTGTCCACCCAGCACAGAATTCG GGCCTTACACTGGGTGACCATTCAGATGCTGTGTGTTCCTGTGGATGAGGAGATCCCAGAGGTGTCTGATGGTGTAGTCAAAGCCATCACTG ATATAATTGAGATGGACTCCAAGCGTGTGCCGAGGGATAAACTGGCCTGCATCACCAGTTGCAGCAAGCATATCTTCAACGCCATCAGGGTTACCAAGAACGAACCAGCCTCTGCAGATGACTTCCTACCCACCCTTATCTATATTGTTTTGAAAGCCAACCCCCCTCGGCTGCAGTCCAACATCCAGTACATCACACGCTTCTGTAACCCCTCAAGACTCATGACGGGAGAGGATGGATACTACTTTACCAACCTG TGTTGTGCTGTGGCCTTCATTGAGAAGCTGGATGCCCAGTCGTTGAATCTTAGCCCTGAGGACTTTGAGCGCTACATGTCCGGTCAGGCTTCTCCTCGAAGACAAGACGATCCTGCCTGGCCTCAGACTGGCTCCTGTATCAACCCAGCTCTTAGCCAGATCCATCAAAATCTTAGCGTCCTGTCTAACCTTGAAAAAAGACAGCAGCAGGTGATAGAGGGTGCCCAAAGCCTGCAAACTGAACTGGCAGAATGGCAGAACAACGTGGCCAGAGAGGTGCAGGAAATCTTGGAGAGATACCCACTGGAGATCAAACCACGAGCATCCGCAATAGATGCAGAGAATGTGGAGAATGATAGGCTACCACCTCCCCTTCAACCAGAAGTGTTTGCTGGTTAG
- the LOC127433720 gene encoding rab5 GDP/GTP exchange factor-like isoform X3 has protein sequence MSQRSERRGIHVDQSELLCKKGCGYYGNAGWQGLCSKCWREEYQRARQKQIQEDWALAEKLQREEEAAYVSIQSSSQTQPPQSHSQPSLATFSKFEEKKTNEKTRKVTTVKKFFSPSSRTAPKKESHEGKTPSPSITRQSSIETDRVSRDFGEFLKSLKPGREIQKQSCLFIDSMGNKKDLSAEELSECVQDFYQNMSDRLMSHFKGSSEKVDRVMDQVEKYIMTRLYKSVFCPETSDDEKKDLSTQHRIRALHWVTIQMLCVPVDEEIPEVSDGVVKAITDIIEMDSKRVPRDKLACITSCSKHIFNAIRVTKNEPASADDFLPTLIYIVLKANPPRLQSNIQYITRFCNPSRLMTGEDGYYFTNLCCAVAFIEKLDAQSLNLSPEDFERYMSGQASPRRQDDPAWPQTGSCINPALSQIHQNLSVLSNLEKRQQQVIEGAQSLQTELAEWQNNVAREVQEILERYPLEIKPRASAIDAENVENDRLPPPLQPEVFAG, from the exons ATGAGTCAGCGCTCTGAGCGACGAGGTATCCATGTGGACCAATCGGAACTGCTTTGCAAGAAAGGCTGCGGTTACTATGGAAACGCTGGCTGGCAGGGCCTGTGCTCCAAGTGCTGGAGAGAGGAGTACCAGAGAGCTCGGCAGAAACAGATCCAGGAGGACTGGGCCCTGGCTGAGAA GCTGCAGAGGGAAGAGGAGGCGGCCTATGTCAGCATTCAGAGTTCCTCTCAGACCCAGCCTCCACAATCCCATTCTCAGCCCTCTCTCGCCACCTTCTCCAAGTTTGAGGAGAAGAAAACCAACGAGAAGACACGCAAGGTCACCACTGTGAAGAAGTTTTTCAGCCCTTCCTCCCGCACTGCTCCTAAGAAAG AGAGCCACGAGGGGAAGACACCCAGTCCCTCCATCACCCGTCAGTCCAGCATCGAGACTGATCGAGTGTCACGAGACTTTGGGGAGTTCCTCAAGTCCTTGAAGCCTGGCAGAGAGATCCAAAAGCAGAGCTGCCTTTTTATAGATAGCATGGGAAATAAAAAG GATCTTAGTGCAGAGGAACTGTCTGAATGTGTGCAGGATTTCTACCAGAACATGTCTGACAGACTCATGAGTCATTTTAAAG GCTCCTCTGAGAAGGTGGACAGGGTGATGGAccaggtggaaaaatacatcatgactcgACTCTACAAGAGCGTCTTCTGTCCTGAGACCTCAGATGATGAGAAAAAAGACCTGTCCACCCAGCACAGAATTCG GGCCTTACACTGGGTGACCATTCAGATGCTGTGTGTTCCTGTGGATGAGGAGATCCCAGAGGTGTCTGATGGTGTAGTCAAAGCCATCACTG ATATAATTGAGATGGACTCCAAGCGTGTGCCGAGGGATAAACTGGCCTGCATCACCAGTTGCAGCAAGCATATCTTCAACGCCATCAGGGTTACCAAGAACGAACCAGCCTCTGCAGATGACTTCCTACCCACCCTTATCTATATTGTTTTGAAAGCCAACCCCCCTCGGCTGCAGTCCAACATCCAGTACATCACACGCTTCTGTAACCCCTCAAGACTCATGACGGGAGAGGATGGATACTACTTTACCAACCTG TGTTGTGCTGTGGCCTTCATTGAGAAGCTGGATGCCCAGTCGTTGAATCTTAGCCCTGAGGACTTTGAGCGCTACATGTCCGGTCAGGCTTCTCCTCGAAGACAAGACGATCCTGCCTGGCCTCAGACTGGCTCCTGTATCAACCCAGCTCTTAGCCAGATCCATCAAAATCTTAGCGTCCTGTCTAACCTTGAAAAAAGACAGCAGCAGGTGATAGAGGGTGCCCAAAGCCTGCAAACTGAACTGGCAGAATGGCAGAACAACGTGGCCAGAGAGGTGCAGGAAATCTTGGAGAGATACCCACTGGAGATCAAACCACGAGCATCCGCAATAGATGCAGAGAATGTGGAGAATGATAGGCTACCACCTCCCCTTCAACCAGAAGTGTTTGCTGGTTAG
- the LOC127433526 gene encoding BTB/POZ domain-containing protein KCTD7, giving the protein MQHNGAGETPNGEPPPLSFSAAGPLQMATPRVRRFTQEGRTVPQPRVMVVFSAASDTEKEGDEMSGTDTGEEEYRKPAIPVPNLNLGKSLGTLDAPEEFPEVIPLNVGGTYFTTRLSTLRRYEDTMLAAMFSGRHLIPRDAEGRYFIDRDGAYFGDILNFLREGELPQRDRVRAVYREAQYYAIGPLLESLEDTQPLTGEKVRQAFLDLLPYYKENLERIVEIAKLRAMQRKARFAKLKICVYKEEMPITPYERPLFNSLRFERSESEAKLFEHHCEVDVSFGPWEAVADVYDLLHCIVSDLAERGITADQQCIGVCDKHLINHYYCKRPIYEFKITWW; this is encoded by the exons atgcagcaTAATGGAGCAGGCGAAACCCCAAACGGAGAACCACCTCCGCTTTCCTTTAGCGCAGCAGGTCCGCTCCAAATGGCAACACCACGGGTGAGGAGGTTCACGCAGGAGGGGCGGACAGTCCCTCAGCCGAGAGTGATGGTGGTATTTTCGGCTGCGAGTGACACCGAGAAAGAGGGAGATGAGATGTCGGGCACGGATACTGGGGAGGAGGAGTATCGCAAACCAGCCATACCTGTCCCTAATCTTAACCTAGGGAAGTCCCTGGGCACCTTAGACGCACCTGAGGAG TTTCCTGAGGTCATCCCCCTGAATGTAGGAGGAACATACTTCACCACTCGGCTGTCCACCCTGCGGCGTTATGAGGACACAATGCTGGCTGCCATGTTTAGTGGCCGCCACCTCATACCACGGGATGCAGAGGGTCGATATTTTATCGACAGAGATGGAGCATATTTTGG GGATATTCTTAATTTCTTGCGAGAGGGTGAGCTGCCTCAGAGGGACCGTGTACGTGCAGTGTACAGAGAAGCTCAGTACTATGCTATTGGGCCTCTTTTGGAAAGCCTGGAAGACACCCAGCCACTCACTGGAGAAAAAGTGCGACAAGCTTTTCTTGATCTCTTGCCCTATTACAAAG aaaatctaGAGCGAATTGTGGAGATCGCTAAACTCCGTGCCATGCAGAGGAAGGCTCGCTTTGCGAAACTGAAGATCTGCGTGTACAAGGAGGAGATGCCCATCACCCCTTATGAAAGACCACTTTTTAACTCACTGCGATTTGAGCGCTCAGAGAGCGAGGCCAAGCTGTTTGAGCACCATTGTGAGGTTGATGTGTCCTTCGGGCCCTGGGAGGCAGTGGCGGATGTTTATGATCTTCTTCACTGCATAGTGAGCGACCTGGCAGAGCGTGGCATCACTGCTGATCAGCAATGCATCGGTGTTTGTGACAAACACCTCATTAACCACTACTATTGCAAAAGGCCCATCTATGAGTTTAAAATCACATGGTGGTGA